One Pantoea trifolii DNA segment encodes these proteins:
- a CDS encoding sulfite reductase subunit alpha — MKIPYIPEDAPFNGEQKYWLAGFLAGLHSRLLVLEDKQSAPAAGANTQLHILFGSQTGNAEALSQTAAKAARAKGLVPVVQALGEVDLDVFATMRHVLIVTSTYGEGEMPDNAQLFWNAISASTAPRLEQMHFAVLAIGDTGYDGFCQAGKFIDMRLEQLGAKRVADRIDCDIDFEEPSSEWIGTAMPQFAASAGSSGNALESAPEAPVIPGSNKQNPYAAALATNKRLSAEESAKDIRHFEFDLTDSGLKYEAGDALGVIPVNDASLVSLLLTQLKADYETPVPGFDRNLGDLLTYQFEISEPSRKLIEWVGQNTTNQELRHVLQHDDKDTLAVWLWGKDTLDLLQLELTRSLSVPEFVAMLRPLQHRAYSISSSSKAHPNQVHLTIASVRYHSGGRERKGVCSTYLAERVRRGEKPAIFISPNKAFRVPSNGNAPLIMVGPGTGIAPFRAFLQERQATGAEGKNWLFFGDQHQAHDYIYEEELQAWQEKGLLTNLDLAFSRDQEEKIYVQNRMLEKGAELYAWLQDGAYFYVCGDASRMAKDVDAALYEVVRQFGGLSSERAAAYVDQLKKDKRYLRDVY, encoded by the coding sequence ATGAAAATTCCTTACATTCCTGAAGATGCACCGTTTAACGGTGAGCAGAAATACTGGCTGGCGGGCTTCCTCGCCGGTCTCCATTCGCGCCTGCTGGTATTAGAAGACAAGCAGAGCGCACCGGCTGCGGGTGCAAATACCCAGTTGCATATTCTGTTCGGTTCACAGACCGGTAACGCTGAAGCGCTGTCGCAAACTGCTGCCAAAGCCGCACGCGCCAAAGGTTTGGTGCCGGTGGTACAGGCGCTGGGCGAAGTGGATCTGGATGTGTTCGCTACCATGCGTCACGTGCTGATTGTCACCTCGACTTACGGCGAAGGCGAAATGCCGGATAACGCTCAGCTGTTCTGGAACGCAATTTCAGCCAGCACCGCGCCGCGTCTGGAGCAGATGCACTTTGCGGTATTGGCAATTGGCGATACCGGCTACGACGGTTTCTGCCAGGCAGGTAAATTCATCGATATGCGTCTGGAGCAGCTCGGTGCCAAACGCGTCGCCGATCGTATCGACTGCGATATCGACTTCGAAGAGCCATCCAGCGAATGGATTGGCACGGCAATGCCGCAATTCGCCGCCAGTGCGGGCAGCAGCGGTAATGCATTAGAAAGCGCGCCAGAAGCACCTGTCATTCCGGGCAGCAATAAGCAAAATCCTTATGCGGCCGCATTGGCGACCAATAAGCGCCTGTCGGCTGAAGAGTCAGCGAAAGATATTCGTCACTTTGAGTTTGATCTCACCGACAGCGGTCTGAAATATGAAGCGGGCGATGCGCTGGGTGTAATCCCGGTGAATGACGCGTCGCTGGTTTCACTGCTGCTGACTCAGCTGAAAGCCGATTACGAAACGCCGGTACCTGGCTTTGACCGCAACCTTGGCGATCTGCTGACTTATCAGTTCGAAATTTCCGAGCCGTCACGCAAACTGATTGAATGGGTTGGCCAGAACACTACTAACCAGGAACTGCGTCACGTGTTGCAACACGACGACAAAGATACCCTTGCCGTTTGGCTGTGGGGCAAAGATACGCTGGATCTGCTGCAGCTTGAGCTGACGCGCAGCCTGTCGGTGCCGGAATTCGTTGCCATGCTGCGTCCGTTGCAGCATCGCGCCTACTCCATCTCGTCGAGCTCAAAAGCCCATCCAAATCAGGTGCATCTGACCATCGCTTCCGTGCGCTATCACAGCGGCGGCCGCGAGCGCAAAGGCGTGTGTTCAACCTATCTGGCTGAACGTGTACGTCGCGGCGAAAAGCCGGCGATCTTTATCTCGCCCAACAAAGCGTTCCGCGTGCCGTCAAACGGCAATGCGCCGCTGATCATGGTTGGACCAGGCACCGGTATCGCCCCATTCCGCGCTTTTCTGCAGGAACGTCAGGCAACTGGCGCAGAAGGTAAAAACTGGCTGTTCTTCGGTGACCAACATCAGGCACATGATTACATCTACGAAGAAGAGCTGCAGGCATGGCAGGAGAAAGGTCTGCTGACTAATCTGGATCTGGCCTTCTCGCGCGATCAGGAAGAGAAGATCTACGTGCAAAATCGCATGCTGGAGAAAGGCGCTGAGCTGTACGCCTGGCTGCAGGATGGCGCGTACTTCTACGTGTGTGGCGATGCATCACGCATGGCAAAAGACGTTGATGCCGCGCTGTATGAAGTGGTTCGTCAGTTCGGTGGCTTGTCCAGCGAGCGTGCGGCGGCTTACGTTGATCAGCTGAAGAAAGATAAACGCTACCTGCGCGACGTCTACTAA
- the arcB gene encoding aerobic respiration two-component sensor histidine kinase ArcB produces the protein MKQIRLLAQYYVDLMVKLGLVRFSLLLASALVVLAMVVQMAVTMVLRGHVESIDVVRSIFFGLLITPWAVYFLSVVVDQLEESRQRLSKLVDKLEEMRTRDLELNQQMKETITQLNQEINDRIKAEQAREQVMDKLREEMARREQAQIELEQQSSFLRSFLDASPDLVFYRNIDKQFSGCNRAMELLTGMSEKQLIGLTPRDIYDDEAATKVLETDEKVFRHNVSLTYEQWLQYPDGRKACFEIRKVPYYDRVGKRSGLMGFGRDITERKRYQDALENASREKTTFISTISHELRTPLNGIVGLSRILLDTDLNQEQLKYLKTIHVSAITLGNIFNDVIEVDKIERRKVQLDNQPLDFTGFLADLENLSGLLAQPKGLKFVMAPELPLPHKISADGTRLRQILWNLIGNAVKFTQQGEIVVRVAYRQDETLHFEVQDSGMGIPQEEQDKIFAMYYQVKDQHGGKPATGTGIGLAVSRRLAQAMGGDISVSSVAGQGSCFTVEINAPRVAEEVEDDNLDDSMPLPALHVLLVEDIELNVIVARSVLEKLGCSVDVAMTGTDALAMFDPQEFDLVLLDIQLPDMTGLDVSRAIHQRYADVALPPLVALTANVLKDKKEYLDAGMDDVLSKPLAVPALTAVIKKFWDYQPEQEEIAVDSSDAQSRTLLDVTMLEQYIELVGPGLITQSLTMFEQMMPGYLDVLDSNMMARDQKGIAEEGHKIKGAAGSVGLLHLQQLAKQIQSPELPAWWDNVQEWVDELKQEWLRDVNVLREWVAEREKLQDVRKK, from the coding sequence ATGAAACAGATTCGTCTTTTAGCGCAGTACTACGTTGATTTGATGGTCAAACTCGGCCTGGTACGCTTTTCGCTGCTGTTAGCCTCGGCGCTGGTCGTACTGGCGATGGTGGTGCAGATGGCCGTCACCATGGTGTTGCGCGGACATGTGGAAAGCATCGACGTTGTCCGCTCCATCTTCTTCGGTCTGTTGATTACGCCCTGGGCAGTCTATTTCCTCTCGGTGGTGGTCGATCAGCTGGAAGAGTCGCGCCAACGCCTGTCAAAACTGGTGGATAAGCTGGAAGAGATGCGTACGCGCGATCTTGAGCTTAATCAGCAGATGAAGGAGACCATCACCCAGCTTAATCAGGAAATTAACGATCGTATTAAAGCTGAGCAGGCGCGTGAGCAGGTGATGGATAAGCTGCGCGAAGAGATGGCACGACGCGAGCAGGCGCAAATCGAGCTGGAACAGCAATCCTCCTTCCTGCGCTCTTTCCTGGATGCATCACCGGATTTGGTGTTCTACCGCAACATTGATAAGCAGTTCTCCGGCTGTAACCGCGCCATGGAACTGCTAACCGGCATGAGCGAAAAGCAGCTGATTGGCCTGACTCCGCGCGATATCTACGATGACGAAGCCGCTACTAAAGTGCTGGAAACCGATGAGAAGGTGTTCCGCCACAATGTATCGCTGACGTACGAACAGTGGCTGCAATATCCCGATGGGCGCAAAGCCTGTTTCGAAATCCGCAAAGTGCCCTATTACGATCGCGTGGGTAAACGCAGTGGCCTGATGGGCTTTGGCCGCGATATTACCGAGCGTAAGCGCTATCAGGACGCGCTGGAGAACGCCAGCCGTGAGAAGACCACCTTTATTTCAACTATCAGCCACGAGCTGCGTACGCCGCTGAATGGCATCGTTGGGCTGAGTCGCATCCTGCTGGATACCGACCTCAATCAGGAGCAACTCAAGTACCTCAAAACCATTCACGTTTCAGCCATCACGCTGGGCAACATCTTCAATGATGTGATCGAAGTGGACAAAATCGAGCGCCGCAAAGTGCAGCTGGATAATCAGCCGCTGGATTTCACCGGCTTTCTCGCCGATCTGGAAAACCTCTCCGGTCTGCTGGCGCAGCCAAAAGGGCTGAAGTTTGTCATGGCGCCAGAGCTGCCGCTGCCGCATAAAATCTCGGCGGATGGTACGCGCTTGCGTCAGATTCTGTGGAACCTGATTGGCAACGCCGTGAAATTTACCCAGCAGGGCGAGATTGTGGTGCGCGTCGCCTATCGTCAGGATGAAACGCTGCACTTTGAAGTGCAGGATTCCGGTATGGGCATTCCGCAGGAAGAGCAGGACAAGATCTTCGCGATGTATTACCAGGTGAAAGATCAGCACGGTGGCAAACCGGCGACGGGCACCGGCATCGGTTTGGCGGTCTCGCGTCGTCTGGCACAGGCGATGGGCGGCGATATCAGCGTCAGTAGCGTCGCGGGGCAGGGTTCCTGCTTTACCGTCGAGATCAACGCGCCACGCGTCGCTGAGGAAGTGGAAGACGACAATCTGGATGACAGCATGCCATTGCCGGCGCTGCACGTGTTGTTGGTGGAAGATATCGAGCTCAACGTCATTGTAGCGCGTTCGGTGCTGGAGAAGCTGGGCTGCAGCGTCGACGTCGCGATGACCGGAACGGATGCGCTGGCGATGTTTGATCCGCAGGAGTTCGATCTGGTGCTGCTCGATATTCAGCTACCGGATATGACCGGCCTCGACGTGTCGCGTGCCATCCATCAGCGTTATGCAGATGTGGCGCTGCCGCCGCTGGTGGCATTGACCGCCAACGTCCTGAAAGACAAAAAAGAGTATCTCGATGCCGGCATGGATGATGTGTTGAGCAAACCGCTTGCCGTGCCAGCGCTGACGGCGGTGATCAAGAAGTTCTGGGATTATCAGCCGGAACAGGAAGAGATTGCCGTCGATTCATCAGACGCACAGTCGCGTACGCTGTTAGATGTGACGATGCTGGAGCAATACATTGAGCTGGTTGGCCCAGGATTGATTACCCAAAGCCTCACTATGTTTGAGCAGATGATGCCGGGTTATCTCGACGTGCTGGATTCCAACATGATGGCGCGCGACCAAAAAGGCATTGCTGAAGAAGGACACAAGATCAAAGGTGCAGCAGGTTCGGTTGGCTTACTGCATTTGCAGCAGCTAGCGAAACAGATTCAGTCGCCAGAATTGCCAGCGTGGTGGGACAATGTGCAAGAGTGGGTCGACGAATTAAAACAGGAATGGCTCAGAGACGTGAACGTTTTACGCGAATGGGTCGCTGAGCGGGAAAAATTACAGGACGTTAGAAAAAAATGA
- a CDS encoding glutamate synthase-related protein, whose protein sequence is MSTQKPNPYGLYDPSAGSDSCGVGFITRKDGEQTHEILRMAHSALCTVPHRGGMSAEGVGDGAGVNVDLSLNFFRKVTGLALEAGRFGVGNFFVPKDAELRANAERLVEETLAAHNFPILVKRDMPLDGSVTRPAALQFQLPIVQWIFAAPQEVTEQLEFERQIYRALLDIEARAFTESEFGGLYPLSLSSRTQVFKARLNSNEVIPYFKDLTDEDHQVRGLFFHTRFSTNTDPHTTMAQPFRLMAHNGELNTDRKNRIAEAALMLARGKKIVRPKGQSDSSRLDQSIHSRLMEDNLDLINAVVSMMPPAWENDTSLSNEVRAMLEYFSLYEEKNDGPAALIFGNGEVIGARLDRLGLRPLRSVETAEYIGAMSEAGQIAFPPESVLRRGRIEAGGMLYYDHKEKRSYTTVEALEKLAAEKDYLSLLSKARIDLADLPEIQAEQLGSPLRYRGDLKTYQRFVAYYYNQESFKFMMDPMLQTGAEKISAMGYGNAINGLSDHEGGMAHYFSQRFAQVTNPPLDSIREADGMTLRVALGAKPHLGRSKGQQIIVPTPILTHLDMLRLREQTVAPYARFEMLYEPVVGKDIVSRAANANALEKAIDDLAQQVVDFARQQGGIAVITDRHISSTHAAIPMLLMVSAINQRLVQEGLRLDVSLVVESGQSISSHHIAATLGFGASAVYPLGVQMRAEEKFGEGEEGNKAFKRYAKAAEKALMKTMGKVGLCTVESYSCGEFFEPNFLNTDDPVLKKYFPNIKTPVGGAGFPAIAQMAVDWHQSALKIQGEAEVPLLGLFKERAEGAGHSYGTIAVRTFIDMTEQPIRFANKEREEDNFIRLMTLAKLDNAFNIKAEAFKDSSFERIPNDVIDTFAITPDYRQFSGLMHAERKRRPAALRDILALPCDLTHVDSEAEFGRKLGRYSLVNNGFATRGLKCEAVNGSLNQFELRLIDAIAGLKPENERLEALARALKTRFTDDIESSSVADGVLHITAYGKAADYLSLIFTALPSLPLEEIQPAHEITRTFASGAMSHGALVAPAHEAVAHGTNMVGGMSNCGEGGEHYSRHGTIRASRIKQLASGRFGVWAAYLADPMLEELEIKIGQGAKPGEGGQLPAPKVTVEIAAARGGTPGVELVSPPPHHDTYSIEDLAQLIHDCKAARVRVIVKLVSSEGIGTIAVGVAKAGADVINVAGNTGGTGAASVTSLKYTGRVAEIGIAEVHQALCANGLRDKVQLRCSGAQQTGSDVIKSALLGGDSFEFGTTALMMLKCVMAKNCNVKCPAGLTTNAEAFDGDPRQLAQYFINVAQEVREFLARLGLRSLREARGRSDLLHLMDHPLEVGKLDLRAMLTVVPEQKIAKPVYLEKDFELDDGWVNELKTQLVGAASREIALGAGITLNNRNKSVGGQLAIDIERMLNHELPKDQLAALPAVMKDDRGRHYLAPRSVQINTSGSAGQSFGAFCNDGMQMKHYGTCNDGVGKGQCGGELVVMSPGGGAQDSDGNVLIGNFALFGATGGRLFVQGQAGDRFAVRNSGATAVVEGVGDFCCEYMTNGAILNLGTFGKGFGNGMSGGFAYQYDPYGSLAAHAAGDSVLFGSIADEDEMAQVHKQAVLTMLNWHLEATQSPRAAWLLDNWETECHHFVYVMPRSLLLYQDGTEILKAKSRKDLLEELSTSLAAHQVTKFKSAWRDGKTIANGAVPAYGATDTLEMFVLLNNYTVLSLAQQLALGKLPKGTAVEDPAVEKAVRNLLMTEDFTLISRLQRHARSAIESYSDDELASLIAAKRMADYKAALTQRNIRSMDSLATYGWIIYQDACNREVLGHLPDFEELFARAALPEIAAAVGKLS, encoded by the coding sequence ATGTCCACGCAAAAACCGAATCCCTATGGTTTGTATGACCCATCAGCCGGAAGTGACAGCTGTGGTGTAGGTTTCATTACCCGTAAGGACGGCGAGCAGACGCATGAGATTCTGCGCATGGCCCATAGCGCGCTATGCACAGTCCCGCACCGTGGCGGCATGTCTGCCGAAGGCGTCGGCGATGGCGCGGGTGTGAACGTCGATCTCTCCCTGAACTTCTTCCGCAAGGTTACCGGTCTGGCGCTGGAAGCTGGCCGTTTTGGCGTGGGTAACTTCTTCGTGCCAAAAGACGCAGAGCTGCGTGCTAACGCCGAGCGTCTGGTCGAAGAAACGCTGGCGGCGCATAACTTCCCGATCTTAGTGAAACGCGATATGCCGCTCGACGGCAGCGTGACGCGCCCGGCCGCCCTGCAATTCCAGCTGCCGATTGTGCAGTGGATTTTTGCCGCGCCGCAGGAAGTGACTGAACAACTCGAATTCGAGCGCCAAATTTATCGCGCGCTGCTGGATATCGAAGCACGCGCCTTTACCGAAAGCGAATTCGGCGGCCTCTATCCGCTGTCGCTCTCTTCGCGCACGCAGGTATTTAAAGCACGCCTGAACTCCAACGAAGTGATCCCGTACTTCAAAGATTTGACCGATGAGGACCATCAGGTCCGCGGGCTGTTCTTCCATACCCGTTTCTCGACTAACACCGATCCGCACACCACCATGGCGCAGCCGTTCCGCTTAATGGCGCACAACGGCGAGCTGAATACCGACCGTAAAAACCGCATCGCTGAAGCGGCACTGATGCTGGCGCGCGGTAAAAAAATTGTGCGTCCAAAAGGTCAGTCAGACAGCTCACGTCTCGACCAAAGCATCCACAGCCGTTTGATGGAAGATAATCTCGACCTGATTAACGCCGTGGTGTCGATGATGCCGCCGGCGTGGGAGAACGATACGTCACTCTCAAACGAAGTGCGCGCCATGCTCGAGTACTTCTCTTTATATGAAGAGAAGAACGATGGTCCAGCTGCGCTGATCTTCGGTAACGGTGAAGTGATCGGCGCGCGTCTTGACCGCCTCGGTCTGCGTCCGCTGCGTTCCGTTGAAACTGCGGAATACATCGGTGCGATGTCTGAAGCGGGCCAGATCGCCTTCCCACCGGAAAGCGTCCTGCGTCGTGGCCGCATCGAAGCGGGCGGCATGCTCTATTACGATCACAAAGAGAAACGCTCTTACACCACGGTTGAAGCGCTGGAGAAACTGGCGGCCGAAAAAGATTACCTGTCGCTGCTGAGCAAAGCGCGTATCGATCTCGCCGACCTGCCGGAAATTCAGGCGGAGCAACTCGGCTCGCCGCTGCGTTATCGTGGAGACCTCAAAACCTATCAACGTTTTGTCGCCTACTACTACAACCAGGAAAGCTTCAAATTCATGATGGATCCGATGCTGCAAACCGGCGCTGAGAAGATCTCAGCAATGGGTTACGGCAACGCCATCAATGGCCTGTCCGATCACGAAGGCGGCATGGCGCACTACTTCTCACAGCGATTTGCACAAGTCACCAACCCGCCGCTCGATTCGATTCGTGAAGCGGACGGCATGACGCTGCGCGTTGCTCTGGGTGCGAAACCGCATCTCGGCCGCAGTAAAGGTCAGCAAATCATTGTTCCGACGCCAATTCTGACGCATCTCGACATGCTGCGCCTGCGCGAGCAAACCGTCGCACCTTATGCGCGCTTCGAGATGCTGTATGAGCCGGTGGTCGGCAAAGATATCGTCAGCCGTGCGGCCAACGCCAACGCGCTGGAAAAAGCCATTGATGACTTAGCCCAGCAGGTGGTGGATTTCGCACGCCAGCAAGGCGGCATCGCGGTGATCACCGACCGTCATATCTCCTCAACGCACGCAGCGATTCCGATGCTGCTGATGGTGTCGGCGATCAACCAGCGCTTGGTGCAGGAAGGTCTGCGTCTGGATGTTTCGCTGGTGGTCGAAAGTGGTCAAAGCATCTCTTCACACCACATCGCGGCGACGCTGGGCTTCGGTGCTTCTGCCGTATACCCACTCGGCGTGCAGATGCGTGCAGAAGAGAAATTCGGTGAAGGCGAAGAAGGCAACAAAGCCTTTAAACGCTATGCCAAAGCAGCCGAAAAAGCGCTGATGAAAACCATGGGTAAAGTCGGCCTGTGTACCGTTGAGAGCTACAGCTGCGGCGAGTTCTTCGAGCCGAACTTCCTCAATACCGACGATCCGGTATTGAAGAAATATTTCCCGAATATCAAAACCCCAGTCGGCGGCGCGGGCTTCCCGGCAATCGCTCAAATGGCAGTTGACTGGCATCAGAGCGCGTTGAAAATTCAGGGCGAAGCGGAAGTGCCGTTGCTCGGCCTGTTCAAAGAGCGTGCTGAAGGCGCGGGCCACTCGTACGGCACCATCGCGGTACGTACCTTTATCGATATGACGGAACAGCCGATTCGCTTTGCTAATAAAGAGCGCGAAGAGGACAACTTTATTCGTTTGATGACGTTGGCCAAACTGGATAACGCATTCAACATCAAAGCAGAAGCCTTTAAAGACAGCAGCTTTGAGCGCATCCCGAATGATGTGATCGACACCTTTGCCATCACGCCCGATTACCGTCAGTTCTCCGGCCTGATGCATGCCGAGCGTAAACGGCGTCCAGCGGCCCTGCGCGACATCCTTGCGCTGCCGTGCGATTTGACCCACGTTGATAGCGAAGCCGAATTCGGCCGCAAACTGGGCCGCTACTCGCTGGTGAACAACGGCTTCGCTACGCGTGGCCTGAAGTGTGAAGCGGTGAACGGCAGCCTGAATCAATTTGAGCTGCGTCTGATCGATGCGATTGCGGGCTTGAAACCAGAGAACGAGCGCCTGGAAGCGCTGGCGCGTGCGCTGAAAACCCGTTTTACCGACGATATCGAAAGCAGCAGCGTGGCGGATGGCGTACTGCACATCACCGCTTACGGCAAAGCCGCTGATTATCTGTCGCTGATCTTCACCGCGCTGCCATCGCTGCCGCTGGAAGAGATTCAACCGGCACATGAAATCACCCGCACCTTTGCTTCCGGTGCGATGAGCCACGGTGCGCTGGTTGCGCCTGCGCACGAAGCTGTCGCGCACGGTACCAACATGGTTGGCGGCATGAGTAACTGCGGTGAAGGTGGCGAGCACTATTCACGTCACGGCACCATCCGTGCGTCACGTATCAAGCAGTTGGCATCCGGTCGTTTCGGCGTGTGGGCGGCTTATCTGGCTGACCCGATGCTCGAAGAGCTGGAGATCAAAATCGGTCAGGGCGCGAAGCCCGGTGAAGGCGGTCAGTTGCCGGCACCGAAAGTGACCGTTGAGATTGCCGCCGCGCGTGGCGGTACGCCGGGTGTTGAGCTGGTTTCACCGCCACCGCACCACGACACTTACTCCATCGAGGATTTGGCACAGCTGATCCACGACTGTAAAGCCGCGCGCGTGCGCGTCATCGTCAAACTGGTTTCATCTGAAGGTATTGGCACCATCGCCGTCGGCGTGGCGAAAGCCGGCGCGGATGTGATTAACGTCGCGGGTAATACCGGCGGCACCGGCGCAGCTTCCGTTACCAGCCTGAAATATACCGGCCGCGTCGCGGAAATCGGTATCGCCGAAGTGCATCAGGCGCTGTGTGCTAACGGCCTGCGCGACAAAGTGCAGCTGCGCTGCTCCGGCGCGCAGCAGACCGGCAGCGATGTGATCAAATCTGCCCTGCTCGGTGGCGACAGCTTCGAGTTCGGCACCACCGCGCTGATGATGTTGAAATGCGTGATGGCGAAAAACTGTAACGTCAAATGCCCGGCCGGTTTAACCACCAACGCCGAAGCCTTTGATGGTGATCCGCGTCAGCTGGCGCAGTACTTCATCAACGTGGCGCAGGAAGTGCGTGAGTTCCTCGCCCGCCTTGGTCTGCGTTCCCTGCGTGAAGCGCGTGGCCGTTCGGATCTGCTGCACTTGATGGATCACCCGCTGGAAGTCGGCAAACTGGATCTGCGCGCGATGTTGACCGTGGTGCCAGAGCAGAAAATTGCTAAGCCAGTGTATCTGGAAAAAGACTTTGAACTGGATGATGGCTGGGTAAACGAGCTGAAAACGCAGCTGGTTGGCGCGGCAAGCCGTGAAATCGCGCTGGGCGCGGGCATCACCCTGAACAACCGTAACAAGAGCGTGGGCGGTCAGTTGGCGATCGATATCGAGCGCATGCTGAACCATGAGTTACCTAAAGATCAACTGGCAGCTCTGCCAGCGGTAATGAAAGACGATCGCGGTCGTCACTATCTGGCGCCGCGTAGCGTGCAGATTAACACCAGCGGTTCTGCTGGCCAGTCGTTCGGCGCGTTCTGCAACGACGGCATGCAAATGAAGCATTACGGCACCTGTAACGACGGCGTTGGCAAAGGCCAGTGCGGCGGCGAACTGGTGGTGATGTCACCAGGCGGCGGCGCACAGGACAGCGATGGCAACGTATTGATCGGTAACTTCGCGCTGTTTGGCGCGACCGGTGGTCGTCTGTTCGTTCAGGGCCAGGCGGGTGACCGCTTCGCCGTGCGTAACTCCGGCGCTACAGCGGTAGTTGAAGGCGTTGGTGATTTCTGCTGCGAATACATGACCAACGGCGCCATTCTTAACCTTGGCACCTTTGGTAAAGGCTTCGGCAACGGCATGAGCGGCGGTTTCGCTTACCAGTATGATCCGTATGGATCGCTGGCTGCGCACGCGGCAGGTGATTCGGTGCTGTTTGGCTCCATCGCCGATGAAGATGAAATGGCGCAGGTGCACAAACAAGCGGTGCTAACCATGCTGAACTGGCATCTGGAAGCGACCCAATCGCCACGCGCGGCCTGGCTGCTGGATAACTGGGAAACCGAGTGCCATCACTTTGTGTATGTGATGCCGCGTTCGCTGCTGCTGTATCAGGATGGCACCGAGATCCTGAAAGCCAAATCACGCAAAGACTTGCTTGAAGAGCTGTCAACGTCGCTGGCTGCGCATCAGGTGACGAAATTCAAATCGGCCTGGCGTGACGGTAAAACCATTGCCAATGGCGCGGTTCCGGCTTACGGCGCGACCGATACGCTGGAGATGTTTGTTCTGCTGAACAACTACACCGTTCTCAGCCTCGCGCAGCAGCTGGCGCTGGGCAAACTGCCGAAAGGCACGGCAGTGGAAGATCCGGCGGTGGAAAAAGCGGTACGCAATCTGCTGATGACCGAAGATTTCACCTTGATAAGCCGTCTGCAACGTCATGCACGCTCGGCGATTGAGAGCTACAGCGATGACGAACTGGCAAGCCTGATCGCCGCTAAACGTATGGCAGATTACAAAGCAGCATTAACGCAGCGCAACATTCGCTCCATGGACAGCCTGGCGACATACGGCTGGATCATTTATCAGGATGCCTGCAACCGTGAAGTACTGGGCCATCTGCCTGATTTTGAAGAGCTGTTTGCGCGTGCGGCATTGCCAGAAATCGCAGCTGCAGTCGGAAAACTTTCCTGA